A genomic window from Triticum urartu cultivar G1812 chromosome 7, Tu2.1, whole genome shotgun sequence includes:
- the LOC125519876 gene encoding peroxidase 16-like: protein MAMRSRGLQLRSRRESLLVVVVVVVGVLLLLATAAPPVAAAGLSRNYYAKTCPNVEALVRGAVTQKLQETFNAAPGTLRLFFHDCFVRGCDASVLISGPGDEHSAGADTTLSPDALDLITRAKAAVDADAGCSNKVSCADILALATRDVVQQAGGPSYPVELGRLDGKVGTRAVVKHSLPGAGFSLDQLNKLFAANGLTQTDMIALSGGHTIGVTHCDKFVRRLYTFKGARPQYSPPMNLAFLRQMRGTCPLNYSPATVAMLDAVTPNRFDNGYYQTLQQQKGLLSSDQVLFADRRSRATVNHFASNQTAFFDAFVAAMAKLGRIGVKTAGSDAEIRRVCTKVN, encoded by the exons ATGGCAATGAGGTCGAGGGGGCTGCAGCTGCGGTCGCGGCGGGAGAGCTtgctcgtcgtcgtcgtcgtcgtcgtcggcgtgctgctgctgctggcgacggcggcgccgcccgtcgCGGCGGCGGGGCTGAGCCGGAACTACTACGCCAAGACGTGCCCCAACGTGGAGGCGCTGGTCCGCGGCGCCGTGACCCAGAAGCTGCAGGAGACCTTCAACGCCGCGCCCGGCACCCTCCGCCTCTTCTTCCACGACTGCTTCGTCAGG GGGTGCGACGCCTCGGTGCTCATCTCCGGGCCGGGCGACGAGCACAGCGCGGGCGCGGACACGACGCTGTCGCCGGACGCGCTGGACCTCATCACGCGCGCCAAGGCCGCCGTGGACGCCGACGCCGGCTGCTCCAACAAGGTCTCCTGCGCCGACATCCTCGCGCTCGCCACCCGCGACGTCGTCCAGCAG GCGGGAGGGCCGTCGTACCCGGTGGAGCTGGGGCGGCTGGACGGCAAGGTGGGCACGCGCGCCGTCGTGAAGCACAGCCTCCCCGGCGCCGGCTTCTCCCTGGACCAGCTCAACAAGCTCTTCGCCGCCAACGGCCTCACCCAGACCGACATGATCGCCCTCTCAG GGGGGCACACGATCGGGGTGACGCACTGCGACAAGTTCGTGCGGCGGCTGTACACCTTCAAGGGGGCGCGGCCGCAGTACAGCCCGCCGATGAACCTGGCGTTCCTGCGGCAGATGCGGGGGACGTGCCCGCTCAACTACAGCCCGGCCACGGTGGCCATGCTGGACGCCGTCACGCCCAACAGGTTCGACAACGGCTACTACCAGACGCTGCAGCAGCAGAAGGGCCTGCTGTCGTCGGACCAGGTGCTCTTCGCCGACCGCCGCTCCCGGGCCACCGTCAACCACTTCGCGTCCAACCAGACCGCCTTCTTCGACGCCTTCGTCGCCGCTATGGCCAAGCTCGGCCGCATCGGGGTCAAGACCGCCGGCTCCGACGCCGAGATCCGCCGGGTCTGCACCAAGGTCAACTAA